A region of Pyxidicoccus parkwaysis DNA encodes the following proteins:
- the yjjJ gene encoding type II toxin-antitoxin system HipA family toxin YjjJ: MSAPPIAELLEVIQRLQPVRVETLQEHLDVSQQTLSRWLRAAGDAICRMGRTRGAQYARTRTVPGLGTRVPVHRVDEEGQILLLGTLHFLSDGGSWLEPVRGPGQRFEGRPPFAEEMRPQGYMGRGFLQRNEDLTLPSRMENWSDDQVFLALSRRGEDCTGNLILGEESLSRYLAMQFPLVERTRYPERARGYLAEGAGSSAGGEQPKFAAYTGDRHILVKFADASAGSAGQRWRDLLACEHLALKHVRSAGFEAAEAEWFDLGDYRFLEVTRFDRLGRAGRRSLLSLRAIDNEYVGLGTSWTQVALRLREQRRLSRDDVRRIIWLDTFGQLIGNIDRHLGNVSCFEESPGRFRLAPIYDMLPMVFAPDGAHLVERTFNPATPDANNLDVWGDAARHALAYWDTLVGCADLSEDFRRRCATCREAVAALIQRLPRMGATNRTGG; this comes from the coding sequence ATGAGCGCCCCTCCCATCGCCGAGCTCCTGGAGGTCATCCAGCGCCTGCAGCCCGTGCGGGTGGAGACGCTCCAGGAGCACCTGGACGTCTCCCAGCAGACCCTCTCCCGCTGGCTCAGGGCCGCGGGGGATGCGATCTGCCGGATGGGCCGGACCCGGGGCGCACAGTACGCCCGCACGCGCACGGTGCCCGGGCTCGGCACCCGGGTGCCTGTGCACAGGGTGGATGAGGAAGGTCAGATTCTCCTGCTGGGCACCCTCCACTTCCTGTCGGATGGAGGTTCCTGGCTGGAGCCCGTGAGGGGCCCCGGACAGCGCTTCGAGGGACGTCCGCCGTTCGCGGAGGAGATGCGGCCCCAGGGCTACATGGGCCGGGGATTCCTCCAACGGAACGAGGACCTCACGCTGCCATCACGCATGGAGAACTGGAGTGACGACCAGGTGTTCCTCGCGCTGAGCCGGCGCGGAGAGGACTGCACGGGGAACCTCATCCTCGGCGAGGAGTCCCTGAGCCGCTACCTGGCCATGCAGTTCCCCCTGGTGGAGCGCACCCGCTATCCCGAGCGTGCCCGTGGCTATCTCGCGGAGGGCGCGGGCTCCTCGGCGGGAGGCGAGCAACCGAAGTTCGCCGCCTATACGGGAGACCGGCACATCCTCGTGAAGTTCGCCGATGCGAGCGCGGGCAGCGCGGGGCAGCGCTGGCGCGACCTGCTCGCGTGCGAGCACCTCGCGCTGAAGCATGTTCGCAGCGCGGGGTTCGAGGCCGCCGAGGCCGAGTGGTTCGACCTGGGCGACTACCGCTTCCTGGAGGTCACCCGGTTCGACCGGCTCGGCCGCGCTGGACGGCGCTCCCTGCTGTCGCTGCGCGCCATCGACAACGAGTACGTCGGCCTGGGAACGAGCTGGACCCAGGTCGCCCTGCGCCTGCGTGAGCAGCGGCGTCTCTCCAGGGACGATGTCCGGCGCATCATCTGGCTCGATACCTTCGGCCAGCTCATCGGGAACATCGACCGGCACCTGGGCAATGTCTCCTGCTTCGAGGAGTCCCCGGGACGGTTCCGGCTCGCGCCCATCTACGACATGCTGCCCATGGTCTTCGCTCCCGATGGCGCACACCTCGTCGAGCGAACCTTCAACCCCGCCACGCCGGATGCGAACAACCTGGACGTCTGGGGCGACGCCGCCCGCCACGCCCTGGCGTACTGGGACACGCTCGTCGGCTGCGCGGATTTGAGCGAGGACTTCCGTCGGCGCTGTGCCACCTGCAGAGAGGCCGTCGCTGCCCTCATCCAGCGACTGCCCAGGATGGGAGCCACCAACCGCACAGGCGGCTGA
- a CDS encoding alpha/beta fold hydrolase, giving the protein MPTTSASDGTSLHYRVVGDGPRTVVLVHGWMVSGAVWNAMVERMDLTGLRLVIPDSRGTGQSGKPTTGYTLAQLAQDVLAVADAAGAKRFTVVGHSMGGQLAQWVAAHEPSRVDAAMLLNPVPAAGLPLPPDAAGLFRTSAGDRGKQTTIINLSCRLLEGTDIVETMLKDAANTSAVAIESIFDAWTKGGFADKLSAITAPTLVVATDDAFLPAAFLRDAVVNPIRRARLTYLPGPGHYPQVERPVEAAAMLAAFLAGSAPA; this is encoded by the coding sequence ATGCCCACGACTTCCGCGTCTGACGGGACTTCGCTTCACTACCGCGTCGTCGGTGATGGGCCGCGCACGGTGGTGCTGGTGCACGGCTGGATGGTGTCCGGTGCGGTGTGGAACGCGATGGTCGAGCGCATGGACCTGACGGGCCTGCGGCTGGTGATTCCGGACAGCCGCGGCACGGGCCAGTCGGGGAAGCCGACCACGGGCTACACGCTGGCGCAGCTGGCGCAGGACGTGCTCGCGGTGGCGGACGCGGCCGGAGCGAAGCGCTTCACGGTGGTGGGTCACAGCATGGGCGGCCAGCTCGCGCAGTGGGTGGCGGCGCACGAGCCCTCGCGCGTGGATGCGGCGATGCTGCTGAACCCGGTGCCGGCGGCGGGCCTGCCGCTGCCTCCGGACGCGGCGGGGCTGTTCCGCACGTCGGCGGGCGACCGCGGGAAGCAGACCACCATCATCAACCTGTCCTGCCGGCTGCTCGAGGGCACGGACATCGTCGAGACGATGCTGAAGGACGCGGCGAACACGTCCGCGGTGGCGATTGAGAGCATCTTCGACGCGTGGACGAAGGGCGGCTTCGCGGACAAGCTCTCCGCGATTACGGCGCCCACGCTGGTGGTGGCGACGGACGATGCGTTCCTCCCGGCCGCCTTCCTCCGCGACGCCGTGGTGAATCCCATCCGCCGTGCGCGCCTGACGTACCTGCCGGGCCCCGGTCACTACCCGCAGGTGGAGCGCCCCGTGGAAGCCGCGGCGATGCTCGCCGCCTTCCTTGCCGGCTCGGCTCCGGCGTAG
- a CDS encoding DNA methyltransferase → MVDEQDGTGGATPGGPRRTVYCEDALAWLEARPVLEGCSAIASLPDVSEFPSLTLAEWKAWFKRAAGLVASRVPPEGVALFYQTDVKQEGVWVDKGYLVARAAEEAGCELLFHKVVCRRAPGTVTFGRPAYSHLLAFSKGVRVDMAKSTADVLPDAGEVTWTRGMGVEACLVACRFILEHTATRTVVDPFCGHGTVLAVANALGLDAVGVELSRKRARKARNLRGEWTEGKLVLAGAGGTGAPEDSGAE, encoded by the coding sequence ATGGTGGATGAACAGGACGGGACGGGCGGCGCGACTCCAGGCGGGCCCCGGCGCACGGTGTACTGCGAGGACGCGCTCGCATGGCTGGAGGCGCGGCCGGTGCTGGAGGGGTGCTCGGCCATCGCCTCGCTGCCGGACGTGTCCGAGTTCCCCTCGCTCACGCTCGCGGAGTGGAAGGCGTGGTTCAAGCGCGCGGCCGGGCTCGTCGCGTCGCGCGTGCCGCCGGAGGGCGTGGCGCTCTTCTACCAGACGGACGTGAAGCAGGAGGGCGTCTGGGTGGACAAGGGCTACCTCGTGGCGCGCGCCGCCGAGGAGGCCGGGTGCGAACTGCTCTTCCACAAGGTGGTGTGCCGCCGCGCGCCGGGGACGGTGACGTTCGGCCGGCCCGCGTACTCGCACCTGTTGGCATTCTCGAAGGGCGTGCGCGTGGACATGGCGAAGTCGACGGCGGACGTGCTGCCGGACGCGGGCGAGGTGACGTGGACGCGCGGCATGGGCGTGGAGGCGTGCCTCGTCGCGTGCCGCTTCATCCTGGAGCACACCGCCACACGCACCGTGGTGGACCCGTTCTGCGGGCACGGCACCGTGCTGGCCGTGGCCAACGCGCTGGGCCTGGACGCGGTGGGCGTGGAGCTCAGCCGCAAGCGGGCGCGCAAGGCTCGCAACCTGCGCGGCGAGTGGACGGAGGGGAAGCTCGTGCTCGCGGGCGCGGGCGGGACGGGCGCGCCGGAGGACTCCGGCGCCGAGTAA
- a CDS encoding AAA family ATPase, producing the protein MLLKTLTYQDKTSGWTLQNLELDRFNLLVGASGVGKTRILQAIREIRATAYLRNQETRGLVGTGSDVAIRFAIKFEHEGQTYAWEFESEPRNSDPSAEPSQHYLTPVRTIVTRERLTGSDSGVLIDRDSERFLFLGHELPLLRRSETALALLDEPRIQQVRRALIYQLLDDRRTDIVERYSEASLQAALNKLESLEQLRALTLSRVETKAFLLQERFPAQFERIKELFIEIFPSVEDVSVTKTSFGSLPSSADVLIHLDFELKERGVPARFRSEDLSSGMHRTLTHLIELWLAPVGAVVLIDEFENSLGVNCMGPLTEFIQSRASELQFIITSHHPYIINKIPKSHWKVVRRKGSVVTVTPASEIKALQGASAQDDFTRLLNSPEFEEGLA; encoded by the coding sequence ATGCTGCTGAAGACGCTCACCTATCAGGACAAGACCAGCGGATGGACACTCCAGAACCTGGAGCTGGACCGGTTCAATCTGCTGGTGGGTGCATCTGGGGTGGGCAAGACGCGCATCCTCCAAGCCATCCGCGAGATTCGCGCGACGGCCTACCTGCGGAACCAGGAAACACGTGGGCTGGTGGGAACCGGCTCGGACGTTGCCATCCGCTTCGCCATCAAATTCGAGCACGAGGGTCAGACCTATGCCTGGGAGTTCGAAAGCGAGCCCAGGAACAGCGACCCCTCCGCTGAGCCTTCGCAGCACTACCTCACCCCGGTCAGAACCATCGTCACGCGAGAGCGCCTCACGGGCAGTGACTCAGGTGTCCTCATCGACCGGGATTCGGAGCGGTTCCTCTTCCTGGGGCATGAGCTCCCGCTGCTGCGTCGTTCTGAGACCGCCCTCGCGCTTCTGGACGAGCCGCGCATTCAGCAGGTGCGACGAGCGCTCATCTATCAACTCCTGGATGACCGACGCACCGACATCGTCGAGAGATACTCGGAGGCATCCCTTCAGGCAGCCCTCAACAAGCTCGAGTCCCTGGAGCAGTTGCGTGCACTCACCCTGAGCAGGGTGGAGACGAAGGCATTTCTCCTTCAGGAGCGGTTTCCTGCTCAGTTCGAGCGCATCAAGGAACTCTTCATCGAGATCTTCCCATCCGTGGAAGACGTGTCCGTTACGAAGACTTCATTCGGGAGTCTCCCCTCCTCCGCGGATGTGCTCATCCATCTGGATTTCGAGCTGAAGGAACGCGGCGTTCCCGCCAGGTTCCGCAGTGAGGACCTCTCCTCGGGAATGCATCGGACGCTGACGCATCTCATCGAGCTTTGGCTCGCACCCGTGGGAGCGGTCGTCCTCATCGATGAGTTCGAAAACAGTCTCGGCGTCAACTGCATGGGGCCACTGACCGAGTTCATCCAGTCACGCGCCTCCGAGCTGCAGTTCATCATCACCAGCCATCACCCCTACATCATCAACAAGATTCCCAAGAGTCATTGGAAGGTGGTGCGCCGCAAGGGCAGCGTCGTCACCGTGACGCCTGCCTCGGAGATAAAGGCGCTTCAAGGCGCCTCCGCCCAGGACGACTTCACCCGGCTCCTCAACTCGCCGGAGTTCGAAGAGGGCCTCGCGTGA
- a CDS encoding type II secretion system protein GspG → MLPTRPLRHALQEALKAALAIIAVSVFIGVAALVIGLVRMHPSPKIEEQVRFELRTLSSMVRVYFFKNGRLPPNESWAEELVRLHVLEQQPLDPWGNPYIYEVHGEQVELRSLGRDGAPGGDGADRDVALSFTVGPASTDAG, encoded by the coding sequence ATGCTCCCCACACGTCCATTGCGCCACGCACTTCAGGAAGCACTGAAGGCCGCACTCGCCATCATCGCCGTGAGTGTATTCATCGGTGTGGCAGCTCTCGTCATCGGCCTCGTCAGAATGCATCCGTCTCCGAAGATTGAAGAGCAGGTGCGCTTCGAGCTCCGCACCCTGAGCAGCATGGTACGCGTCTATTTCTTCAAGAACGGCCGCCTACCTCCCAATGAGAGCTGGGCCGAGGAATTGGTGCGGCTCCACGTGCTCGAACAGCAACCCTTGGACCCCTGGGGGAATCCCTACATCTACGAAGTACATGGCGAGCAGGTGGAGCTCCGCAGTCTGGGCAGGGATGGTGCTCCCGGTGGAGATGGCGCTGACCGAGACGTCGCCCTCTCATTCACGGTCGGCCCAGCATCCACCGACGCAGGGTAG
- a CDS encoding EamA family transporter has protein sequence MSRTQVKPGSTGVAVLAVLGAMSTIQLGASLAKGLFPVLGAQGTTALRLLFAALILLGVWRPWRTKLTGREVRVVMVYGAALGVMNLTFYLALARIPLGIAVALEFSGPLVVALGATRRGLDFVWALLAVAGILLILPLSGASKGLDPLGVVWALAAGTCWALYILFGQRASAAVHGGTATSLGMVTAALVAVPFGVAHAGQALLNVSLWPAAIGVAVLSSALPYSLEMIALKALPTRTFGILMSLEPALAAVSGLVFLREQLTGQQWVAIGCVILASAGSAASSRSTVAPPEAAS, from the coding sequence ATGTCTCGAACGCAGGTGAAGCCGGGTTCAACGGGCGTGGCGGTGCTGGCGGTGCTGGGCGCGATGAGCACCATCCAACTGGGCGCGTCGCTGGCGAAAGGGTTGTTTCCGGTGCTGGGCGCGCAGGGGACCACGGCGCTGCGGCTGCTCTTCGCGGCGCTCATCCTGTTGGGGGTGTGGCGTCCGTGGAGGACGAAGCTCACGGGCCGCGAGGTGCGCGTCGTGATGGTGTACGGCGCGGCGCTGGGGGTGATGAACCTGACGTTCTACCTGGCGCTGGCGAGGATTCCGCTGGGGATTGCGGTGGCGCTCGAGTTCTCGGGGCCGCTGGTGGTGGCGCTGGGGGCCACGCGGCGGGGGCTGGACTTCGTGTGGGCGCTGCTGGCGGTGGCGGGCATCCTGCTGATTCTGCCGTTGTCGGGAGCGTCGAAGGGTCTGGACCCGCTGGGCGTGGTGTGGGCGCTGGCGGCGGGGACGTGCTGGGCGCTGTACATCCTCTTCGGGCAGCGGGCGAGTGCGGCGGTGCATGGGGGCACGGCGACGTCGCTGGGGATGGTGACGGCGGCGCTGGTGGCGGTGCCGTTCGGCGTGGCGCACGCGGGGCAGGCGCTGCTGAACGTGTCGCTGTGGCCGGCGGCGATAGGCGTGGCGGTGCTGTCGAGCGCGCTGCCGTATTCGCTGGAGATGATTGCGCTGAAGGCGCTGCCGACGCGGACGTTCGGAATCCTGATGAGCCTGGAGCCGGCGCTCGCGGCGGTGTCCGGACTGGTGTTCCTCCGCGAGCAGCTCACGGGGCAGCAGTGGGTGGCGATTGGCTGCGTCATCCTCGCGTCCGCGGGCAGCGCGGCGTCGTCACGGTCGACGGTGGCGCCGCCGGAGGCGGCGTCGTGA
- a CDS encoding sensor histidine kinase, with amino-acid sequence MNARNAVTAAFRRWTRSQDAAEVLAAAGVGPWLALTAFVVGLLAVLAWAPGARDLFGIPFGTALLCAAPMLTSGLLFSAAHRRRRRIEPWGWLWLACGVATVHFFVAALMALSELPGAAVLASLFLFTTAFHGRLHRVTPRQPFLAVGTAVALVIALQIRQSDEHLAFFGVIGPAALTAELYLGTFAVQHDRARADAERLRAAVHAQLLEQQERDVGRLSQALGEILGYHHGLDNALLTAGSAADMLAAMGVQRGALGRSEFEELVKKLHDSLAQIKEMVTEIRAKGRRYAGTDPEPVELPPVLESVQASVGLRFPDVDIQVEVEKDMPLRALMRGGTPTLRRVVENLVLNACEGDGERCASEVRIRARVEPLSGRLEVVIADDGPGFQASRLVGPAEELYTTKPQGTGLGLYTSECLLRASGGMLHRQNAPGGGALLRMLIPREYQ; translated from the coding sequence ATGAACGCGCGCAACGCCGTCACGGCCGCCTTCCGCCGGTGGACCCGCTCCCAGGACGCGGCCGAGGTGCTGGCCGCCGCGGGCGTGGGCCCCTGGCTGGCCCTCACCGCCTTCGTGGTGGGCCTGCTGGCCGTGTTGGCGTGGGCGCCGGGCGCGAGAGACCTCTTCGGCATCCCCTTCGGCACCGCGCTCCTGTGCGCCGCGCCCATGCTCACCAGCGGCCTGCTCTTCTCCGCCGCCCACCGGCGCCGCCGCCGCATCGAACCGTGGGGCTGGCTATGGCTCGCCTGCGGCGTGGCCACCGTGCACTTCTTCGTCGCCGCACTCATGGCGCTGTCCGAGCTGCCGGGCGCCGCCGTGCTCGCCTCCCTCTTCCTCTTCACCACTGCCTTCCACGGCCGGCTGCACCGCGTGACGCCGCGCCAGCCCTTCCTCGCCGTGGGCACCGCGGTGGCTCTTGTCATTGCACTGCAAATAAGACAGAGCGACGAGCACCTCGCCTTCTTCGGCGTCATCGGCCCCGCGGCCCTCACCGCCGAGCTCTACCTGGGCACCTTCGCCGTGCAGCATGACCGCGCCCGCGCGGACGCGGAGCGCCTGCGCGCCGCCGTGCATGCGCAACTCCTGGAGCAGCAGGAGCGCGACGTGGGCCGCCTGTCACAGGCGCTGGGAGAAATCCTCGGCTACCACCATGGCCTGGACAACGCACTCCTGACCGCGGGCAGCGCGGCGGACATGCTCGCCGCCATGGGCGTGCAGCGCGGCGCGCTGGGCCGCTCCGAGTTCGAGGAGCTGGTGAAGAAGCTCCACGACAGCCTCGCGCAGATAAAAGAGATGGTGACGGAGATTCGCGCCAAGGGACGGCGCTACGCGGGCACGGACCCGGAGCCGGTGGAGCTGCCCCCCGTCCTGGAGTCGGTGCAGGCCAGCGTGGGGCTGCGCTTCCCGGACGTGGACATCCAGGTGGAGGTGGAGAAGGACATGCCCCTGCGCGCCCTCATGCGCGGCGGCACGCCCACGCTGCGCCGGGTGGTGGAGAACCTGGTGCTCAACGCGTGCGAGGGAGACGGCGAGCGCTGCGCGTCCGAGGTGCGCATCCGCGCGCGCGTGGAGCCACTCAGCGGGCGGCTGGAAGTGGTCATCGCCGACGACGGGCCGGGCTTCCAGGCGTCGCGCCTGGTGGGCCCCGCCGAGGAGCTGTACACCACCAAGCCGCAGGGCACCGGGCTGGGCCTCTACACCAGCGAGTGCCTGCTGCGCGCCAGCGGCGGCATGCTGCACCGGCAGAACGCGCCCGGCGGCGGCGCCCTGCTGCGCATGCTCATTCCGAGGGAATACCAATGA
- a CDS encoding SAM-dependent methyltransferase: MRAEAALADAWRDEVAGYYGEKTERILRRYGPGPRVHYHCGLVDAVPPPGAPEDLVHAQVHAAQEALLTELARAVGRFPDGGEVLDVGCGLGGGALYWAAEHRARVTAVTNVPAHVELVRGFSEAAGMSARVKPLLCDALAVPGRACFDAVVAVESACYLPRAEWFRRVRTLLKPRGVVAIADCFVGRPEAAAPFDRYWRTRIGTLSEYLSAAHAAGLELEVRDDVSSRVVGFWSLTLEMLAHERAALYGPRTPAFIARESSREHLRLQQGMMDGGLEYALLVLRRAG, encoded by the coding sequence ATGAGGGCTGAAGCCGCGCTGGCCGACGCATGGCGGGACGAGGTGGCGGGGTACTACGGCGAGAAGACGGAGCGGATTCTGCGGCGGTACGGGCCGGGGCCGCGCGTGCACTACCACTGCGGGCTGGTGGATGCGGTGCCTCCCCCCGGCGCGCCGGAGGACCTGGTGCACGCGCAGGTGCACGCCGCACAGGAGGCGCTGCTCACGGAGCTGGCGCGCGCGGTGGGGCGCTTCCCCGACGGCGGCGAGGTGCTGGACGTGGGCTGCGGCCTCGGCGGCGGCGCGCTGTACTGGGCCGCCGAGCACCGCGCGCGCGTGACGGCGGTGACGAACGTCCCCGCGCATGTGGAGCTGGTGCGCGGCTTCTCGGAGGCCGCGGGGATGAGCGCGCGGGTGAAGCCGCTCCTGTGCGACGCGCTCGCGGTGCCGGGGCGTGCATGCTTCGACGCGGTGGTGGCGGTGGAGAGCGCGTGCTACCTGCCGCGCGCGGAGTGGTTCCGCCGCGTGCGCACGCTGCTCAAGCCCCGGGGCGTGGTGGCCATCGCCGACTGCTTCGTCGGACGGCCGGAGGCGGCGGCGCCCTTCGACAGATATTGGCGCACGCGCATCGGCACGCTGTCCGAGTACCTGTCCGCCGCGCATGCCGCGGGGCTGGAGTTGGAAGTGCGCGACGACGTGTCCTCGCGCGTGGTGGGCTTCTGGTCCCTCACGCTGGAGATGCTCGCCCACGAGCGGGCGGCGCTCTACGGCCCGCGCACGCCTGCCTTCATCGCCCGGGAGTCCAGCCGCGAGCACCTGCGCCTGCAGCAGGGAATGATGGATGGAGGGCTGGAGTACGCGCTGCTCGTGCTCCGCCGCGCGGGCTGA
- a CDS encoding aminotransferase class V-fold PLP-dependent enzyme, whose translation MLLPSQRHLFEIPDGVTYLNCAYMSPQLRSVRAAGEAALGMKAQPWRLKSDDFFTHSEALRGLFARLVGTDVEGVALVPSASYGMGIAAANVRMREGQRVVVLAEEFPSNYYPWREAARRARAEVVTVSRPEDGDWTRAVLAQVDSRCAVVAVPHCHWTDGAWVDLVRVGERARQVGAALAVDGTQSVGTLPFDVKAIRPDFLVCAGYKWLMGPYSQGYLYVAPQYRDGQPLEHNWLTRLGSEDFARLVDYRDAYQPGARRFDVGERSNFQLVPMAAAALKQLLEWDVDAIQRTLRTLTERIAQGARRLQLEVAPEAHRAGHLIGLRRRGGYAPVVAQRLAAQDIHVSVRGENLRVSPHLYNTPEDVDRLLAALAPLL comes from the coding sequence ATGCTCCTGCCCAGCCAGCGACACCTCTTCGAGATTCCCGACGGCGTCACGTACCTCAACTGCGCGTACATGTCCCCGCAGCTCCGCTCCGTGCGCGCGGCGGGCGAGGCCGCCCTGGGTATGAAGGCCCAGCCATGGCGCCTGAAGTCGGACGACTTCTTCACGCACTCCGAAGCACTGCGCGGCCTCTTCGCGCGGCTCGTCGGCACGGACGTGGAGGGCGTGGCGCTGGTGCCCTCGGCCAGCTACGGCATGGGCATCGCCGCGGCCAACGTGCGCATGCGCGAGGGCCAGCGCGTGGTGGTGCTCGCGGAGGAGTTCCCCTCCAACTACTACCCGTGGCGCGAGGCCGCGCGCCGCGCACGCGCCGAAGTCGTCACCGTGTCCCGCCCCGAGGACGGCGACTGGACGCGCGCGGTGCTGGCGCAGGTGGACTCGCGCTGCGCGGTGGTGGCGGTACCGCACTGTCACTGGACGGACGGCGCGTGGGTGGACCTGGTGCGCGTAGGCGAGCGAGCGCGGCAGGTGGGCGCCGCGCTGGCGGTGGACGGCACGCAGTCAGTGGGCACGCTGCCCTTCGACGTGAAGGCCATCCGCCCCGACTTCCTGGTGTGCGCGGGCTACAAGTGGCTGATGGGGCCCTACAGCCAGGGCTACCTCTACGTGGCGCCGCAATACCGGGACGGCCAGCCGCTGGAGCACAACTGGCTGACGCGCCTGGGCAGCGAGGACTTCGCGCGACTGGTGGACTATCGCGACGCGTACCAGCCCGGCGCGCGCCGCTTCGACGTGGGCGAGCGCAGCAACTTCCAGCTCGTGCCCATGGCCGCCGCCGCGCTGAAGCAGTTGCTGGAGTGGGACGTGGACGCCATCCAACGCACGCTGCGCACGCTGACGGAGCGGATTGCGCAAGGCGCACGCCGGTTGCAATTGGAAGTGGCTCCCGAGGCGCACCGCGCGGGGCACCTCATCGGCCTGCGGCGCCGGGGCGGGTACGCGCCCGTGGTGGCGCAGCGGCTGGCCGCGCAGGACATCCACGTCAGCGTGCGTGGAGAAAACCTCCGCGTGTCGCCGCACCTCTACAACACGCCGGAGGACGTGGACCGGCTGCTCGCCGCGCTCGCTCCGCTGCTGTAG